The genomic window CAATGTTTaatcaaaaaacattaaagatcTTACTGATCGGCAGGGTTTATTAAAGCTTACCAGGAACAGTTTGTttcccaacattctttaaaatctcttttgtgttcatcggaagaaacaaactcaaatgaagggtgagcaaatgatgacaggacTTACATTTTATGGAGAATTATCCCAAGATCTTTTAAAAGATAATACTGATTCAGTTTTGTGCATTAACATGTTTTGAAGCATACACCCAATGACATCTTGAACGTCATTTAACTTAGACTTTTCCTTAAATAGGCCTAGTACTTTCCGAAAGAACtagagttttcttttctttctcacaGGCACTTTTATAAGTCCCTGATTCATTTATCTCTGAACACAGGGAAGTGTTCCGCCGCTGGTTTCTTTTCTCTTAGTTAGTGTTTGAGCACAGCTGTCGGGTTTCCTGCGTGCTGCAAAGATCTGTGTTTGTGACCGTTTGCCTTTTCCAGCTCAGAAGGAACAGCTCTTGCACGCTCACGCTGACTGTTCGATGACGCAGGTCATGAAGTGTGGTGTCTGTGGTTTGATCAGTGGAACATGTGCTCTGCAGAAGCTGGAGGAACAGGACAGGAAGGCTCTGAACATGAAGGAGCAGCTGCAGAGAGAACACCGCTACCTCAAACGGCGTCTGGAGCAGCTGTCTGTGCAGGGCTTGGAGCGCGTTCGCACGGACAGCATGGGCTCCACCATCTACACCGACTCTGAGCAAGGTACAGCACAGCTGACAGATCACCAGCTAAGAGACACTGTTCGGTACGAAGCAGAGCTGTTATAACACagctgtaaaccacagcttcaccAGGCTCAGTGCTTTTATAAACCGGTTATTACACAAACctagtaaggtttcacaaaataaaacgtattcttctgccaaacaatgtagttcctcagaaacagttgtggttgttacaaagtggttgccgagcaacacacagaagcaaacaaaggtgtgtgtgttACTTTGTAAAACAGCTGCGAACACAACTTTATAAATCAGGTTTATCATAAGACTGAATATTCCTTTATTGGTCAGATCACTGCTGATGAGTTttaatttctctgtgtgtgtgtacagaagtGGACGTGGACATCGAGGGGATGGAGTTCACAGCAGGTGAAGGTGAGAGCGTGCACAGTGTTAGTGATGGAGAAGACCACTACAGCCTGCAGAGCAGCTCCAGCGATGGAGGACACCACCCACACTCCTGCAGACTACAGGCTCACATCTGCTAGACGAGTGTGACCTCCCCATCATACACATCAGCCGTCCTCACAGCTGGCAGGATGCACCTGGCTGATTTACAGTCCTCGGGAAACTCGCAACTCTTGCTACGCTTTATATCAAACCCTCCCCAACACCACAAATACACAGACGAGCAGTATGTGGTTTAGAAAGAACATGTGTGTGGTAATGCAGTTTTAACTCCTCTCTTCTGATGTCAGACAGCTTCTTAACTCCAAGGGAATTGGCTTGCTTATGTGATTCTACTGTGGATTTTTGGCCGCGTTTACACTTGcacaaaatcagatttttttttaactaacatcAGAAATCGTCGCACATGTATAAACACAAAAATCAATTTTATCGCCGGCGTTCTGATTTATGAGTTCAGTTCAATCAACTagagttcagttttttttctatttaaaacagaTAAAGAAGCTCAGCCCATGTGACataaagtaacacaaaagtaacgCATGCATTACATTACATTCCATAAACTGTAACTTAGTAACGCAATTAgttactttccccaacactgcgtCACCTGAGCCACCCCAAACATTCAGGAAGCTGTCCTGTGATTTCATGAATTAAATTAGGTTCTACTGAACTCTAAATAGTATTTTTGAACAGCAACGTGATCATTATTCTAGTTTGAATGTAAACGCTGTGTCGTGTCTTATGTTTGTTATGATTATAaacaaaaggggaaaaaacatatatgatCAAAAGATCAGATCAGTGCATTAATGTAAACGCTgccacaaaacaaaccaaaagtgcagagtaagtccCAAGATGCTAtgtaggtaggcagctcactaggtttgtgaatcagttcatttTGCATCATGGGTTTGAAGAGGATTCTTGTGTGGTTCCTAAGAAAAGTGCAAGTTGTAGCATCATGCACACTAATAGACTAACGGAGCAGGAGCGGAGGACAAAACTAAAGGGCACTTCTAGGAATCCGTGGATTCTATTTCAGCATTTACCTCTGTGTAGAAGTCTTTATCTAAAACTATCAGTAGTAAATGATGTAGCAGTAAACTTGGAAAGCTGATGAACTGATTCTGGCCCAAGCCTGAAAGACGTGAGAAGatgaacagagctgttttgttTCAGTTGTGTGTATTACACTCAAACCGACAGGTTAAAACTGCATGACCGACCGTGCATGTAAAGTTACTGTCACAAAATCATACTGATGCTTTTATTCATTTCCCCGTAACTTACTCACAATAATTCTTGACGCCTTTATTCTTCAGCAGTATATATATGCAGTGCATTGTGCAATACTCCATGTATGAATGAAGAAGGTTCTTAATGCTGGGAATCCCAGCTCTTCTGAGAcccaaataaaaagaaacagaaaaatatacatatatatatttgaaaaaaggaagaaaaaacaaGTGTAGTTTATATTTTCGGTAGTAGCTTTTGTAGTATATTTTCCAAATAGAAGAGTATATGAGAATGACAGGAAGTGAGGCCAGACTAATATTTGGGAGAGCTCTGTCACGCTGTGCCTTGACTCGTCTTAGCCTTGTTTCTGTGATCCATCCCTCCGAACCAGCACGACCTGCCAGCTTCCATCCTCAGAACAGATCGATGAGGAACATGGCTTAGTCACCTCTGACCTCCGTCAAAACTACTTTGTTCTGTCATGCATCATCCTGAACAACACTGGTCATCTTCTCCTGTGGCAGCTCGTCTCACCTGATCAACTCTGCTCTTGAGGCTCTTTCCATTCTTTATTACCTTCATAATAACTGTCTTGTTATTATCATCCTCATGCCTAAGATGTGTTTTGTATTTCAAACAATGAAGTGGAAGACCTTGGGAGAACAGCATTGGAATCAATCATTAATGGCAGCTGGAGTCTCCCAGCGGTAGATCCTGTTCTTTAGTGTTAAAGTGTGCTCAAGTATCTGATCCTCTGCCTATAAATGCAAAGAGACAGCAATATGAGTCTTGTGTTTGCAAAAGTGTGCGGTGTTGTATTAgaaagcagcactgtttcacaatTATGGTGCATATTGTGACCAACACattttttggttcatttttgttttattctctcCATTCTATGCAAACACTTAAAGGATTacggaagcccatttctgccacagaaaaatacaaaaaagaataatttaaaccaaaaaattataataataaactccGAATTCTCAGAATTGTTTTATCACAGTTGTCAGTGATAACTTAATTCAGAGTTTACTTcttgtaatttattttgtgttttgtttccaccatgtaataaaacatttaaattcagtctttttatgtcacaattcggattttctttttcttgcaattgttaGTTTATGTCTCACAACAATGCAATTTCTTCTGAGAATTgcaagtttttatatattattttatgcattataatagtctgtctttttattttgtgGCAGAAACTGGCTtccaaaaaaagttttattttttttatttttatattgttttattctgtttagttttgttttatatatatatatatatatatatatatatatatatatatatatatatatatatatatatttttttttttttttttttttttttttagctacattTTAATGAAGAGTTTACATTTATGTCATGGAAATGCCAGACTGTTGTAGCAAAACTATTACTATTCTTTTTTTGGTGTGTGCTGATCAAGTGATTTGTTAAATCAAGAACCCTCTTGCACAGAACCTCCCATTAACATGCTTTGGTTGAGAGTTCAGAGAATTGATCAAATCTCTACGAGACTGTAGCTTTCATTGGGATTATCACAGAAGTCACACGCCAAACACGTGAAATCAAGCTCAAGCCAGTTTCCAGTGTGATGAAAGAAATACTTTGTGACAGACACAGGACTATTCAGTGGCTGTAGGGTTttccaaaagctttaaaacaCTAAAATGAGGGAATGCCAGCGGACAGGCTCAGATATAATTAAGTGGAAAGTGCCAGGTGTCCAAGAATCTGAAATGTGTGTTCCATCACTCGgcacaaaacaaaaagataaaatgaaaCTTTGTGTTTGCTGGGCCATGCAGaattttttattgtgaatattaaattcaatgcagCAGGAAAAGTAGATGTGAtgaagacagaaaaacagaccagagtgaacaagaaacaaataaataactttataaaaatTCCTTTTACGTTTGTTGTATAAAAGCaccagaagagagaaagagaaagattcCCGCCATATAAATTCTATTAgataaagacttttatttttctaTCCCCTCCCAATGTTGTGAGGCATCAGATTTCTATCTTTATATGAATATAGATTTATGACCCATATTTTCTGCTCACTTTCCTCTCCCCTGCTTGTATTAGTTCTGTGTTAATGGAGCAGTTTGTGGACAGGTCTGTGTGTGGCGTAGCTTACAGAACGCTTGCGTTTTAGCATGAGAGAAACTTGCGGAAAGAGAAAACTGAGAAAGGGAGGGTTCTGTGCCGGAGACCTGTGAACAGATGTCCTTTTAGAAAACAAGTTATATGCATTCAGATGTTGTATAATATTGTAAAggtgtgttttttctttcattatgtgtgtgcgtgtgtgtgtacatactcaTATTTACCTGGTGCTGGCTATGTTAGAGCCCACACTCTGAGGTATTATGTATTCTTGTATTGTAATATAATTGatcaatgttaataaaatgttttatactttaCATACTGGCTCTGCTTGCTGctgctttgtaattatttgtgaaatttactagcaatttataaGTGGAATTTGTTTCAAAGTGAACTTTTTTCAAacaaagtttttgtttgtttgttagtgttttaaagtttggggCATATTAATGAACTAAATAAAATGGTACAGGATAGTGGTCAAGTTGTTCCACCTTTTACTCCAGAGTTGACCGTAAAATGTCTACAAAAGGACACGAGCGCTGTCACAGCACGACCACAACTGCTTAacattgtcaagtcaagtcacctttatttatatagtgctttaaacaaaatacattgcgtcaaagcaactgaacaacattcattaggaaaacagtgtgttaataatgcaaaatgcagttcatcattgaatttagtgatgtcgtcatctctgttcagtttaaatcatgtctgtgcattaatttgcaatcaagtcaatgatatcgctgtagatgaagtgaccccaactaagcaagccagaggcgacagcggcaaggaaccgaaactccatcggtgacagaatggagaaaaaaaccttgggagaaaccaggctcagttgggggtcagttctcctctgaccagacgaaaccagtagttcaattccagactgcagcaaagtcagattgtgcagaagaatcatctgtttcctgtggtcttgtcctggtggtcctctgagacgaggtctttacaggggatctgtatctagttgtcctggtctccgctgtctttcagggcagtagaggtcttttctaggtgctgatccaccatctgatccaTACCCTCATGGTACTAAAAAATCGTTGATCATAGATTGttggtctgattttcaccaaatttggctcggatcatcttcagaccaagctggcaaaaagttatggatttggtgttgatatgtgaaacagtTTTAGTTTAGCGCATGaatgaatttgctggaaagatgccaaactgcatctgaggatCTCTCCAAAGTCTCTCACTTTGTGTCTGCCATTGTCACATCACACTGATCATAGCACGTCATTTTgttaacagcgccacctattggccaagagtaataaaccattacTTTACCTTTAATTATGaaatttccaaaaatgataataacttttgattgcaaaAGGCTATTGAAATGAAACTTGGGTTGTGCCTATAACATACACCAATTTTCGCTTAGGAAATCTGAACTCCCTGTCGGCCTTTTTGACTtatgttaaaaatatactttttctaAACCCCCCTCAACTGTTGGTCCGATTTTCAGTAAAATTTAGTCAGATGATCgtcagactgtgctgacaaaaagatatggattttgtgtcgattgACAAAACCGTTTTCATACAGCATCGTTACAAATTTTAAACATGGTGCCAAACTTAGTCTGGGGCTATATCTTTGCGAAGCTTTGACATAATGGCAACAAACTCTGTGTCTGTCATTATCACCTCACACGTACAGAACACACCAAGATAATTTGATTACAACCCCACCTGTCGGTCAAAAGTGATAAGCCTTATACAAGCTGTTATCTGTTGTTAATCTTGCATAAAAATACACGTGCATAATACTGAGCTTACAACAAAAGTGACCAGAAATGTACGTTGGATAATTTTTATTACATGATTTATTATTACAGAATAATTCATTTTTGTTACATGTTGTGATTTATATTCTAGAAGTGTTTTTGTGAATGAACTGCTGTTCCAGTTGTGTAATAAAATTACTTTCTTGTGTCAAAGAATGTCAGCTTGTGTTTAAGATCAAATATAACACCAAATATCTCTGTGCTTTGGCTGATCATTGTCATGCTTCAATTAAAGCTCAAACAGGTTGATGTTTCTTATGTCACACAAAGacaaatcatttaaaacagtGAACTATTAAATTCTACTTGTTtgaatattagaataattaaatGCTCCTCAAGATATGCCGTTGCTATTTTAAACAGCAATTCTCAGAACTGTGTTTTAGTATTTTAAACTTATGAAATTGATTTCATAAACCATATCAAGAAGGAACTGCTTCTCTGATACATAACGGTTCAAGTTTTATTAACGGTTGAAGGGCTTTTATTCTGAAGTGGAAAACCGGAAGTTCCGAAAGTTTTGAACGCATGTCACTTCCGAGATGTTCTTGTTTTGTTACGTCACGATCAGCCGCCCGAGAGAGAAGTCGTGTCGGTTCTAGTCGTTATTAAACGCATTTAATATTTACACTCGGAGAAATAAAGTCTTACTGGCTCCTGAATTATCATCTTTAACTGTTCTTTGAAGCGTCTCTGGTTTATAAGGCAGTAAGTTACATGAGATTCAACTCAACATGTTTTTGTGGATTCTGTAAAgcgtttttaaaattgtaaatgtcCTTTTGTTTGTGTCAGATAAAGTCAAATGAGGATCCGAGTAACTTACTCCCAAAGTCTCAACAAATACATGAAACAGTAAGATAAAATCATTTTGaatgaggtgttttttttatgggtttctgtttattatagaaatgtgtttattgtgctaaaataataatagtatgatACTGCATAGTTTTGTTTACATTCTGTTAACATTGTAAAATACCAGTGTAACGTTACTCCTGTCAGAAAGTAGCTTACTattaaaggtaacactttattttaaggtgtccttgttacatgtacttaccctttttgtaataattaattatgcataattcaaCGCAAGTAACACTAAGCCAAACcataaccatatagtaagtacatgtagttaatcaatattatTCAGtacgtaaatgtataattacactgtaacaagaacatcttaaaataaagcgtGAGCAAAATTAATAATATGAGCAAACTCGATCGCGTAAATAgtgtttacattattaaatagtGTTTACACTGTATTTACTTCAGTCACCTGaacatttttaagtaattttttttttctaatgttattAAACGTTATCATTTTACACAAATGCTGAAAacaagtagcctaataattaaaaCCTTTCTTCCGTCAGATCATGGCATCACCGCAGATGAAGGAGCGTCCATCGGGTGTTGTGTTAAACACTATATCAAAAGGAGCGTCTCCAGAATCCAAGTGCCCGATATGTCTGGATCACTACAAAAACATATCGTACCTTGATGTGTGTCTGCATAAGTTCTGCTTCTGCTGCATCCGCGAGTGGTCGAAGAACAAAGCCGAGTGCCCTTTATGCAAGCAGCCGTTTAATTCAATTTATCACACCATAAAGTCCGAAGATAACTACCAGAAGTTCGACCTGCGACCAACCGAAAATGGCTCGTTTGGGAACATGGCAGGCCAGAGATTCCGGTATCGCACCACGCTCACCGGCGAGCGCAGACCAGCGCCGAGGAGAACCTCGTCCCCTCCTGACCACGGGGTCTTATTCGAGGGCCTGAGAGGGTCTGTTCCTCAGCGGCACAATAGAGATCTCCACAGCATGTTGAGGAGGTTAGCAGAGGAGAGacagcggagagagagagagggaaggtcTCTGCGAAGTCTTCAGGAACAGCAAGCGGTTAAATTCAGACGGGCTTTGTACAGGAGAGGCGTGCGAGTCCAGAACGTGGAGGACGGCGGACGCAGCAGGGAGACTTCTGCAGAGTTCTTCAGGAGAAATCCTGCTTGTCTCCACAGGCTTGTGCCTTGGGTGAAACGAGAGCTGACTGTCCTGTACGGTTCTCACGGGTCGCTAGCAAACATAGTGCAGCACATCATCATGACTCTGATCACTCGGCATAACTTGGACGAGCAGCCTGTTCTGCATGAGCTCCGGCCCTTCCTGTTAACCCATACAGAGCACTTCCTGCACGAGTTCCTTAGCTTCGCTCGGTCCCCGTTCAACATGGAGGCGTATGACCAGCGCGCCGTTTACGACTTGCCTCAGGCCTCCGGCGAGATCAGCCGCTCGGAAACCTCTGTGATCTCGATCTCTGAGGACGAGAGCGATGCATTAGTGTCAGGGTCCCAGGATTATGGCACTCCTAGTGTGACCTTAAGCCAAGCCCCGTGGGATGATGAGACCCCAGGGCCATCCTACTCCTCAGAGACCTCTCAGGTGCTGCCTTTCCATGTGAGGGACTCGGATTCTGATAGTAGCGTAGGGGAAGCAGTAGAGTCTGTTACTGCTGTGCCACAT from Carassius auratus strain Wakin chromosome 1, ASM336829v1, whole genome shotgun sequence includes these protein-coding regions:
- the LOC113108573 gene encoding max dimerization protein 4-like is translated as MELNSLLLLLEAAEYLERRDREAEHGYASVLPFDNDFSGKKTKSSSISRKPHNNRSSHNELEKHRRAKLRLYLEQLKRLVPLGPDSSRHTTLSLLKRAKMHIKKLEEQDRKALNMKEQLQREHRYLKRRLEQLSVQGLERVRTDSMGSTIYTDSEQEVDVDIEGMEFTAGEGESVHSVSDGEDHYSLQSSSSDGGHHPHSCRLQAHIC